Proteins encoded within one genomic window of Saccharopolyspora pogona:
- a CDS encoding DUF3558 family protein — translation MPRPVTSIAALLTALTTLAAAGCAADGKSTSARRAVEVSKFELNKPGLLDQAFAPDRLRGVDVCATLQAIDLGRFGAPAPEFTPDGLGTCANYMKDRNGKSFNVTLYFDEKVSDVGAHRIGGLPAAIYENGSGSCFTSVAYAGADAEQFADPRGLEIQLSSEQADVCSPAVQILTDVVDVVRTKPPVSPRSSGGLAGFDPCEILDPAAIRDAAMGSPANSAGGEGLYSCEWSADNSVMVTINFGVGALDGSPLAPVDLAGVPGLVVPGSSDPPTCAVEWEHRKNANAAGESEFVQIEITNMGRIPMNPCANATNLAKQARAKLPTA, via the coding sequence GTGCCCCGACCAGTGACCTCGATCGCCGCGCTGCTCACTGCGCTCACCACGCTCGCAGCGGCGGGCTGCGCCGCGGACGGCAAGTCGACCTCGGCCCGGCGGGCCGTCGAGGTGTCGAAGTTCGAGCTCAACAAGCCCGGGCTGCTGGACCAGGCCTTCGCGCCGGACCGGCTGCGCGGGGTGGACGTGTGCGCCACGCTGCAGGCGATCGACCTCGGCAGGTTCGGCGCACCGGCCCCGGAATTCACCCCGGACGGCCTCGGGACCTGCGCGAACTACATGAAGGACCGCAACGGCAAATCGTTCAACGTCACGCTCTACTTCGACGAGAAGGTGTCCGATGTCGGGGCGCACCGCATCGGCGGGCTGCCCGCCGCCATCTACGAGAACGGTTCGGGCTCCTGCTTCACGTCCGTGGCGTACGCCGGCGCCGACGCCGAGCAGTTCGCCGACCCGCGCGGGCTGGAAATCCAGCTGAGCAGCGAGCAGGCGGACGTCTGCTCGCCGGCCGTGCAGATCCTGACCGACGTCGTCGACGTGGTGCGGACGAAACCGCCGGTCAGCCCCCGCTCGTCGGGTGGGCTGGCCGGGTTCGACCCGTGCGAGATCCTCGACCCGGCCGCGATCCGCGACGCGGCGATGGGCAGCCCGGCGAATTCGGCCGGTGGGGAAGGGCTCTACTCCTGCGAATGGTCGGCGGACAATTCCGTGATGGTGACCATCAACTTCGGCGTCGGTGCCTTGGACGGCAGCCCGCTGGCGCCGGTGGACCTCGCCGGCGTGCCGGGCCTCGTGGTGCCCGGCAGCTCCGACCCGCCGACCTGCGCGGTCGAGTGGGAGCACCGCAAGAACGCCAACGCGGCGGGCGAGAGCGAGTTCGTGCAGATCGAGATCACGAACATGGGCCGGATCCCGATGAATCCCTGCGCGAACGCGACCAATCTGGCGAAACAGGCGCGGGCCAAGCTGCCGACCGCATGA